ACCATTGGCGATCTCGTCGCTACTGGCGCCGCAGATATCCAGACGGGACCTTTCGGTACACAGTTGAAGGCGAGTGACTATGTCGACGATGGGATACCCGTCATCAATGTTCGCAACATCGGCTTTGGCGGACTGAAGCCGGCGAAACTCGAGTTCGTTACCGAGGAAACGTCCGAGCGATTGGCTTCGCATCTCCTTGAACCACGCGACATCGTATTCGGTCGCAAGGGTGCCGTAGACCGGCATTTATATGTTAGCGACGAGCAGGCGCATTGGCTCCAAGGATCCGACTGCATTCGCCTCAGGCTCTCGACAGAGGAAATTGTTCCGCGCTTCGTTAGTTACGCTTTCCTCAGTGAGGCCCATCAGAAATGGATGCTAACCCAGGCGGGCAACAAAGCCACGATGGCCTCGCTGAATCACGACATCATCGAAAGAATCGCTCTACGCTTGCCTTTGCCCGCAGTGCAGGAGATGACCGTCGATATCCTCTCCGCCTACGACGACTTAATTGAGAACAACCGAAGGCGGATGGCGCTCTTGGAAGAGGCGGCGCGGCAGCTATACCGAGAGTGGTTCGTTCGCCTCCGATTTCCCGGCCATGAGCACACCCGCATCACAAATGACGTGCCAGAGGGGTGGGACTTAGGAACCATCGCAGATTTCTTTGATACGACTTCAGGTGGCACCCCAAGTCGGGCGAATCCTGATTTTTATATTGGCGACATCAACTGGGTTAAGACTCAGGAGCTCAACGACAACTTCATTTTCGGGACAGAGGAACGAATTACAGAGGACGCCTTGGCTAGGTCCTCGGCAAAGCTTTTCCCAATCAATACGCTGCTGGTGTCTATCTACGGAGGCACGAACATTGGAAGAACCGGGATACTTGCTGAACGAGCAGCAACGAACCAGGCGTGCTGTGCTCTATTTCCAAAGGATCCGCGAGCTCACTATATATATGGCGCGCTGTATTTTCGTGAACAGCGCGAACGCCTGATCGGTTTGGCTCAAGGTGCAGCGCAGACAAACGTTAGCCAGCAGGTCGTTCGAGCGCTCCCAATGCTGATGGCCACCCCAACCCTCATG
This region of Planctomycetia bacterium genomic DNA includes:
- a CDS encoding restriction endonuclease subunit S yields the protein MSWKMLTIGDLVATGAADIQTGPFGTQLKASDYVDDGIPVINVRNIGFGGLKPAKLEFVTEETSERLASHLLEPRDIVFGRKGAVDRHLYVSDEQAHWLQGSDCIRLRLSTEEIVPRFVSYAFLSEAHQKWMLTQAGNKATMASLNHDIIERIALRLPLPAVQEMTVDILSAYDDLIENNRRRMALLEEAARQLYREWFVRLRFPGHEHTRITNDVPEGWDLGTIADFFDTTSGGTPSRANPDFYIGDINWVKTQELNDNFIFGTEERITEDALARSSAKLFPINTLLVSIYGGTNIGRTGILAERAATNQACCALFPKDPRAHYIYGALYFREQRERLIGLAQGAAQTNVSQQVVRALPMLMATPTLMSAFVESLSPIFEQRRTLQQQNDKLRTARDLLLPRLMTGQIVV